A single window of Maylandia zebra isolate NMK-2024a linkage group LG2, Mzebra_GT3a, whole genome shotgun sequence DNA harbors:
- the LOC143413710 gene encoding uncharacterized protein LOC143413710, with translation MMSSFSVVEFVDEVDSDGCKKVDIIPSEWFHDAERKLCWWPPASLVNVTKAVKEGTPPTSNWILCNVRVMGNAATYANARAKLHQAEYSSDLTDNENGIRKRKPSVKLINQLSSHTESSEPSDSDEELPPTPPEQLLQRPSGKNNSVVASPAARSAASPTARSAASPAARSAASPTARSAASPTARSAASPTCEAMFSKVLAILEEVKETQLVHSKMLNALLKQKNGSVTEVPEGVVLPLKTQDDVEALNGKLEDSSLMSAVVAMVADIGGTSVDDATRRMMKFLISPELAVEYNLLGRHGKKKFRDLRLFNVVYEALKKNSLTAKVNLQEAEKALSKWFTGARDRGGLRAARGQNRLTAL, from the exons AT GATGTCTTCATTCAGTGTGGTCGAGTTTGTGGATGAAGTTGACTCTGATGGCTGCAAGAAGGTAGACATCATTCCATCAGAGTGGTTCCATGACGCAGAGAGAAAATTATGCTGGTGGCCTCCTGCCTCATTGGTGAATGTGACAAAGGCTGTAAAGGAAGGAACACCACCAACCAGCAACTGGATACTCTGCAATGTCCGTGTCATGGGAAATGCAG CAACTTATGCAAATGCCAGGGCAAAGTTGCATCAAGCAGAGTATTCATCAGACTTGACGGACAATGAGAATGgcataagaaaaagaaa GCCAAGTGTTAAACTGATCAATCAACTGAGCAGCCACACTGAATCAAGTGAGCCTTCTGATTCAGATGAAGAACTTCCACCCACGCCTCCAGAACAACTCCTTCAGCGACCCTCTGGAAAAAACAATAGTGTAGTCGCCAGCCCCGCTGCCCGGAGTGCCGCCAGCCCCACTGCCCGGAGTGCCGCCAGCCCCGCTGCCCGGAGTGCCGCCAGCCCCACTGCCCGGAGTGCCGCCAGCCCCACTGCCCGGAGTGCCGCCAGCCCCACTTGTGAAGCCATGTTCTCGAAAGTACTTGCCATTTTAGAGGAAGTGAAGGAGACTCAACTGGTTCATAGCAAGATGTTAAATGCCTTGCTGAAGCAGAAAAACGGTTCAGTTACGGAGGTCCCTGAAGGGGTTGTTTTACCTCTTAAAACCCAAGACGATGTTGAGGCTCTTAATGGAAAACTGGAGGACTCCAGTCTCATGTCTGCTGta GTTGCCATGGTAGCAGATATAGGGGGAACAAGTGTAGATGATGCTACAAGGAGAATGATGAAATTCCTCATATCACCCGAGCTTGCCGTGGAGTACAACTTGCTTGGCCGACATGGGAAGAAAAAGTTCCGAGATTTGCGCCTCTTTAATGTTGTGTATG AGGCACTGAAGAAGAATTCTTTGACTGCAAAAGTCAACCTGCAAGAAGCAGAGAAAGCTCTCTCCAAATGGTTCACTGGAgctagagacagaggaggactgAGGGCTGCTAGGGGACAAAATAGACTAACGGCTCTGTAA